AATACCAGATACGGATATTTTCTTGGAAATCGTATCCTTACTGATATCGCCAAATGTCTCCAGAAAAATCTTAGTTCATCTGATGTAGTTTCCCGGTTTGGAGACGATGAGTTTTTGATTCTTTTGCCGGAGGTTACTAAGGAGGAATTAGATAGCATGTCTGTTTCACTCGTGAAAGAGATTGAGAAATGCCCTATAAAAGATGAAGAAAAAAATATCACTATTTCTTTTACCGTAACCGTAGGAATGAGCACTATTACCCCGAAGACAAAAAGCATTACCGATTTAATTGAGCAGGCAAGCAATGCACTCTATACTGCGAAAAGAACGAAAAAAAGCGCTTAAAAGATTACTCGTAATTACTCAAAAGGAGGCACAAATCGGGGTAGGGGAGAATCTTGTGTTCTGCCGGGTTAGGGAAAAGCGGAGAGGTTTTAGGATTTGCACAAAGGGTGGACGCACCCAGGGTTCGTCCCTCCTATGATCCAACAGTATTTTGAGTGCCTGCGATTACTCTATGGAAAAAGCAACATTTTCTTTTTATAAACGGGGGGATATCACGCTTCCGGAAACTCTTACTATCATCCCTCTGAAAGGCGACGTACTCTTCCCGCATTTGGTTCTTCCCCTGTCCTTAACCGGAGAAGAATTGGTAAAGATCGTAAACGAATCCCTTTCTAAAAATGAGCTTATTGGTTTTATAACACTGAGGTACCATGGTAATGCGCCAAAACCCAATGACCTTTATGATATGGGAACAGCTGCAAAGGTTGTTCGGGTATTAGAGTCTGGTCCGGATAGCGTTACTACCCTTATAGAAGGCATAGTACGGATTAAGGTTATCGAGTATATACAAACAGAACCGTATTACAGGGCGCGTGTGGAAGAGATTCGTGAATTTACTGAGAGGTCTGAAACGGTCGATGTACTCATGCAGAGTATAAAAACGCTTTTCAAATTGAGCACCATGCTGGGAAAAACCTTACCGAAAGATATTATTTCCAAAATCGATGATATTTATAATCCCTCTGTATTGGCAGACCTGGTAGCCATCTACCTGGAATTGCCCGTTGACGAAAAGCAAAAACTGCTGGAGATAACCGATCCCCAGAAACGGCTGAGGATCGTATTCCATTACCTGAACAAGGAAATACATCTCAAAGGAGTTCGGGGAAAGATTGATGAAGAAGTTGCCAAAGAAATGTCAAAGATAGAGCGGGAATACTTCTTAAGGGAGCAGCTCAAGGCTATCCAAAAGGAGCTAGGGCAGGAAGACCCCCGCAGGGAAGAAATCAATAAATTTGAGGAAAAGATTAAAGAGGCAAAGATGCCCGGGGAGGTAGAAGAAGTGGCCATTAAGGAATTGGAAAGATTAAGGGATATTAATCCTGCATCGGCTGAGTATCCGGTTTCCCGAACATATCTGGATTATCTCATTACTATTCCCTGGAACAAAAAGACCACTGATAATCTGGACATCCTTCAGGCAGCAAAAATTCTCAATGAAGACCATTATGGCCTTGAAAAGGTAAAAGAACGCATTCTGGAATTCCTGGCGGTACATAAATTAAAGGAAAAGCTCAAAGGTCCCATCCTCTGTTTTTGTGGCCCTCCGGGAACAGGAAAGACATCGCTCGGGAAATCGATTGCGCGCGCCCTTGGCCGGAAGTTTGTCAGAATATCTTTGGGAGGTATCCGTGATGAAGCTGAGATCCGGGGGCACAGGCGTACCTATGTGGGCGCGCTCCCCGGAAGGATCATGCAGGAAATCTGCCGTGCGGGATACAGCAATCCCGTATTTATGCTTGATGAGATTGATAAAGTTGGCGCAGATTTCAGGGGAGATCCTGCCTCCGCTTTATTGGAAGTATTGGATCCTGAACAAAACTCTAATTTTGTAGATCACTACCTGGATGTTTCTTTTGATCTCTCCCGTGTATTGTTTATCACGACGGCCAATATTCTTGACACGGTTCATACTGCATTAAGAGACAGGATGGAAGTTATCTATCTGCCCGGATACAGCGAAGAAGAGAAGTTAAAAATAGCGCAACAATTCCTTATTCCAAAGCAAGTGAAAGAAAACGGATTAGAAAATCATCCCATCGTATTCAAAGACCAGGCCATTTGTAAGATTATCCGTGAGTATACGAGGGAAGCAGGACTGAGAAACCTTGAACGGGAAATTGCCTCAATCTGCCGGAAAGTTGCCAAAGAGATCGCTGCCGGAGAACAGATCACAAAGGAGGTAACTCCGGAAAGCGCAGAAAAATTCCTCGGACCAAGGAAGTTTTTCTATCAGGTAACGGATGAAGAAGACAGGATCGGGGTAGTTACTGGCCTGGCCTGGACGGAAACAGGCGGGGATATTATTTTCGTAGAGGCATCCCGAATGAAGGGGGAAAAAGAATTGACCCTTACCGGACAATTGGGTGATGTCATGCAGGAGTCAGCTATCGCTGCACTCAGTTATGTGCGGAGTAATGCAAAACGAATTGGTATTGATGAGAATTTCTACGATAATTCTGAAATCCACATCCATATCCCCGCTGGCGCCATACCGAAAGATGGCCCTTCTGCCGGTATCACCATATGCATGGCGCTTATCTCACTTCTTACCGGCAGATATGCAAGGAGAGAAGTAGCACTCTCAGGAGAAATTACCCTGACAGGGACTGTTTTACCGGTGGGCGGAGTAAAGGAAAAGGTACTCGCAGCAATAAGGGCAGGGGTTACGGTGATTATGCTCCCCTTAAAGAATAAGGAAGATTTTGAAGAAATCGATAAGGAAATACGCGATAAAATACGATGTGTTTACATTCAAAAGGTTGATGATGCCATAGGCACTGTACTGATTCCGAAGTAAGAATAAGGAGGGAGATGAATGATACAGATAAAAAATATCCTTTGTCCGATAGATTACTCAATCTATTCAGAAAAAGCGCTCAGTTATGCTATTGAATTTGCAGAAAAATACGGGGCAAAGCTTTACCTGATACATGTGTTCGATATCCGTGTCTATGATATGAATGAACCGGAATTATATAGCGTTGATGTTTTCGATAAAGCTACCTTTGATAAGCTAAAGGAGCAATTGCTCAAGTGCGTAAAAGAGGATACAAAGGGTAAGATAGCAATTGAGGCTATTGTTGTACAGGGAGTCCCGTTTATGGAGATTATTAAAGCATCAAGGGAATATATGATTGACCTGATCGTGCTTGGTACGCATGGCAGGACAGGCTTGTCTCATGCAATTATGGGTAGCGTGGCAGAAAAAGTGGTACGCAAAGCCCCATGTCCGGTGCTTACTATCAGACATCCTGAACATGATTTTGTTATGCCGTAAGCTAAAAAAATGCTTAAATATATTTTGATAGACCACACTGCAGACCTTGGAATTGATGTCTTTGGATCTACGTTACCGGAACTATTCACGAATGCAGCATTTGCGATGTTTGATATTATCACAGACTTATCCAGGGTAGACAATACCATTGAATATAACCTGGAAGTCTCCGGAATAGACAAAGAACAATTACTTGTCAATTGGCTCACTGAATTGCTATACCTGCATGATGTAAAAACCCTGTTGTTTAAAAATTTTTGTATCACGGATATGAGAGATAATCAACTGCAGGCAACGATACACGGAGAGGCGTTCATCGGGAATAAACATGTAATTAATACGGAAATCAAGGCCGTTACCTATCATGGTCTGTCAATAACCCGGGAAGATCATCAATGGAAAGCGCGGGTTATTTTTGACTTATAATATGCTCTTTTCAAGGATAACGTGTTTTTATGGAAGATATGAAATATAAGATTGAGAAGATAGATTCTTACCGGTGGCGTATACCAAAAGAAGGCAAGATGCAGGTAGATGGAGTTGTATATGCTGACGAAAACATGCTGGAGGAAATCCGGAAAGATGAGAGTTTGCAGCAAGTAATAAATGTTTCCCATCTTCCCGGAATACTGCTGCATTCACTGGGAATGCCGGATATTCATTGGGGATATGGATTTCCCATTGGCGGCGTGGCCGCATTCGATATAGATACGGGTGTTGTCTCTCCCGGTGGTGTAGGATATGATATTAACTGCGGTGTACGGTTACTGAAGACAGGGCTGTATCGGGTAGAGATTATCAATAAACTGGAATCACTGGTGAATGCCTTATTTATCAATATTCCATCGGGTGTGGGGTCGCATCGCAAGGATATAAGACTTTCTCTGCAGGAAGAAAAAAATGTGCTCAAAAATGGCGCCCGATGGGCGGTTTCCCAGGGTTACGGCGCAAAAGAAGACTTAGCTTATATTGAGGAAAATGGATGTATTGCAGGAGCAAACCCAGAGTTTGTTTCAAATCGCGCCCTGGAACGCGGCCGGGCACAGCTAGGCACCCTTGGCTCAGGGAATCATTTCGTTGAAGTTGGCTATGTATCAGAAATATATAACGAGAAGATTGCCCATGTATTAGGACTTGAAAAAGACAGGGTTACCATCGTGGTACACACGGGCTCGAGAGGATTGGGTTATCAGATATGCGATGATTTTATACGGGTCATGATTGATGCGTCGAGGGAATACCATATAGAATTGCCTGACCGCCAGCTTTGCTGCGCTCCCATTAAATCACCGCAAGGGCAAGAGTATCTCTCAGCAATGGCCTGTGCTGCCAATTACGCCTTTGCCAACCGGCAGATGATTACCCACTGGGTGAGGGAATCCTTTGAAAGAACATTAAACATAAGTCCTAAAGATGCTCAATTATCTTTGCTTTACGATGTGTGCCACAATATTGCCAAGTTTGAAGAACACATGGTAGACGGCCAAAAGAAACGGGTATGTGTGCACCGGAAAGGGGCAACCCGCTCATTTCCCCCGTATCATCCTGATATTCCGGATGCATATGCGATAACCGGCCAGCCCGTTTTGATACCGGGAGATATGGGTCGTTATTCCTATGTATTGGTGGGCACTGAGAATGCTTATACAGACACCTTTGGCAGCACCTGTCATGGCGCAGGAAGGGTAATGAGCAGAAATCAGGCAATAAAGACAGCAAAAGGCAGAAGTATCGCACAGGAATTGAAAGAAAAAGGAATTCTTGTGCGCGCCGACAGCCGTGCGACTCTGGACGAAGAATTATCAGAGGCTTACAAGGATGTTGCCGAAGTCGTGAATGTTGTAGAACATGCCGGCATTAGCAGAAAAGTTGCTCAGCTAAAGCCGTTATGTGTCATCAAGGGATAACCAGCCATAGTTTCGTATTACAGGTATTTATAGTATTTAAAGGATGAAACCCGGACGTTATTACATTAGGTTGGATTTTAAAAGACAAAACCCAACGGCTTTTCACCCACTCCTCAATCCTCTCCCGAGAGGGGACTTTCCCCGATCTGCGTCGAGGACAAATTTATTCCCCTCCTGGGAGGGGTTAGGGGTGGGTTAACAGCATCATGAAAAACTTTGAAACTCCTATACATTAAAAAACTTTCTTTATGAAGGAAAAACAGAAGTGCCCCGAGATATCCCTGTCGGTAATGGTTCATTGCTGGTTACCTTTGATGCAGATTACACCATTCGCGATCTCTATTACCCGCATGTAGGAAAGGAGAATCACGCCATGGGAAACCCAAGCCGATTTGGTGTATGGACCCGGGAAGGATTTTCATGGGTAAATGCACGTGACTGGAGACTCGCATTGGGATATGTAAAAGAAACCCTGGTAACTTCTGTGCGGGCTTTTCAGGAAAAGTTAGGTCTTCAATTAGTTTGTAATGATGTTGTGGATTTTGAAAAGAATATCTATATGCGTAAGGTAACGGTGAGAAATCTGAGAGATGAGAGAAGAGAGGTCCGTCTGTTTTTTCATCAAGACCTGAGCGTCATGGAGAACGAGGTCGGTGACACCGTATTTTATGATGCGAAACTCAATTGTCTCATCCATTATAAGGGTTCCCGATACTTCTTAATAAACTGTTCTGCAGGAGATGTTTGGGGCGTTCGCGAACATGCCATTGGAATTAAGAGACATCATGGGGCAGAAGGGACATGGAGAGACGCAGAAGATGGAATCCTGGGTGGAAATCCTATCGCACAAGGCTCTGTAGACTCGACTATCGGCGTTTCTCTGGAAATTCCTCCTCACAAGGAGTCTGTTGCGTACTATTGGATTGCTGTTGGCAATACGTATCATGAGGTGGATGGCCTGAATGATATTCTTTTGAGTGAAAAACCCCAAAAAATCATCGATAGAACAGCAAGCTACTGGCATCACTGGGTGAATAAAGAGGAATTTAATTTTGGAAACTTACCACAGGATATTGTAGACCTCTTCAAGAGAAGTTTGCTTGTTGTGGCAACGCAGATCGATAACGGGGGCGCTATTATTGCTGCAAATGACTCTGATATCAGACAGTACGCAAAAGATACCTATAGTTACATGTGGCCCCGTGATGGCGCATTGGTAACCTATGCAATGCTGAAGGCAGGATATACGACGCTGTGCCGGAAGTTTTTTGATTTTTGCGCTCACGTAATTACCCCTTACAATTTCTGTGCAAGTGTTTTGATTGAAAATGGATTTTTATTGCATAAATACAATCCCGACGGTTCCTTTGGCAGTTCCTGGCATCCATGGGTAAAAGGGGAAGAAATTCACGTCCCAATCCAGGAAGATGAAACAGCATTGGTTCTCTGGGTAATCTGGCAATATTATGATATGTACCGGAAGATTGACGTAATCCGCCCTCTATATCACTCATTGATCGAAAAGGCGGCAGATTTTCTGGTAAGTTACCGGGATGAACAAACAGGATTGCCTCTTCCTTCCTATGATTTATGGGAAGAGAGACGCGGTATATTATCATTTACTGCTGCTACGGTATATGGTGGCTTGATGGCTGCAGCCAACCTTTCTGATATATTTTATCATACCGGAAAGTCTACAATATACCGCCAGACAGCGGCACAAATTAAAACAGCAATAGATCAACATCTCTATAGCGAGCAACATAAAAGATTTTTACGAATGATTTATCCTAAAAAAGAAGGTGGATATGAAATCGATGCAACCATTGACGCCAGTTTGTATGGGATGTTCGCCTTTGGAGTCTATGATCCGGATGATAGCAAGGTACAAAATACCATGAAAGCAATCGAAGAGACCTTATGGGTGAAGACGAAAATAGGAGGAATTGCCCGATATGAACAAGATTCCTATCAGCGTGTTGCTAGCGACAGTGGAATTCCGGGAAACCCGTGGATAATCTGCACCATGTGGATGGCACAGTACTATATAGCTGCAGCAAAATCTATAGAAGAGCTTGAAAAGGTAACAAACTACTTACGCTGGGCAGTATCTCGCGCTTTGCCTTCCGGTGTGCTGGCAGAGCAAATAAATCCATTTACCGGCGCACCCGTCTCGGTTTCTCCTCTGACGTGGAGTCATGCCACGGTGGTTCAAACCGTGATGGACTATCTGGAAAAATTACAGGAACTGCATACCTGCGAACAATGCGGGCGATCAATATTCCGCCGTGACAGAACAGGCCGGCAGCAGATAAAGAAATATTCCCGGACGCACTCCGCTATCGTTCCTGATCAAAAAGATATCCACTACCTTGATCAGGCAAATATAAAAAAAGAGAATGAATCCCTTGCTGTGAGTGTGGACCAAAGGCAATGCGTAGGATGTGGAATTTGTGTTCTGAACTCTCAGGGCGCTATGGATATCATTGATGATAAGGCAAAGATTATTGCTGAAAAAGCAACGACATGGGATGTTAAACCAGATTTTGAAAAATGTTGCCCTTTAGGAGCAATTACCGTAAAAAAAGAATCATGAAGATCAGACACAAACTTGTTATCCTCCTGGCCGTATTGCTCGTTATGTTGAACGGTGCAATTGCTTTTCTCATTTATAAACGGACGCATCGTGAATTTATTAATGAATTCAGGGAAAGGGCTAAGATGCTTGCTGTTGAACTGGAAGTTACCAGGAATTATCTTGCTTCCGCTTTGAAGATGTCGGAAGTCGAAATCAATGAACAAACAAAACATTTCATTCCTGCTGTTGCGACTAATGCTATTAGTAAGAAATTTGCCGAAAGAACAGGTTATCTCATCAAGCAAACAAGCCTGAGGTTCCGGAAGAAAGAGAATAGGCCAGACACCTTTGAGGAGAAAATCCTCCGGGAAATGGAGGATAACCCCAGGCTTTTAGAATACTGGGCAGATGATGTCATGGATGGGAAAAGTGTTGAACGTTACGTGTATGCCTTGCCGGTAAAAGAGGAATGTTTGCTTTGCCATGGACCAAAAGAACAAGCGCCGGAGTTTATACAAGAAAATTATGATACAGGGTATGATTATAAAGTCGGAGAAACAAGGGGAGCAATTAGTGTTATTGTCCCCAAGGAAATTGCCGAGCAACGTTTTGCGGCCGAGCTTATCTTTTTTATTACTATTGCGTCTACCAGTGTCTTATTGATCGTTGCTATTATCTTTCTGACGACGAAAAAATTCATGGAACCGATTGAGAGGTTGACATCAACGGTTACCTTTATTACAAAAACAGGCAATCCCTCAGCGCAGGTAGCTATATCATCCAAAGACGAAGTCGGACAACTCGCCATGGCATTTAATGACATGTCTACCAGGCTGCAATCTTCCTATGCAATGCTGGAACAAAGGATTGCCGAAAAGACAGCCCATTTACAAAAAGCCAATATAGAATTGGAACGGGCTAATAAATTAAAATCAGAGTTTCTGGCTAATATGTCTCATGAACTCCGCACCCCCCTGAATGCCATAATCGGTTTTGCAGAGGTATTGCGGGATAAGATAGTCGGAGAACTCAATGAAGAACAGACGGAATTCATCAAAGATATCCATAGCAGCGGCCAACATCTCTTGCAAATGATTAATGACATACTGGATCTATCCAAGATCGAGGCAGGTAAAATGGTGCTTCAATACGAGGTTTTTCTGATACCTGAAGCAATCAGCGATGTAGATACGGTCTTAAAAGGGCTTGCGGGTAAAAAGAAACTTCAGATGAAGACTATCATACAGCCGGAGGTAAATGCTATAGAAGCCGACCGGGTAAAATTTAAACAAATCTTGTATAATCTCTTATCGAATGCTATAAAGTTTACACCGCAAAACGGCTGTGTAACGACAGATGTTCGCATAGTAGACAACGAGTTGCAGGTTTCAGTGACAGACACAGGAATTGGAATGAGGCCTGAAGAGAAGGAAAAAGTATTTAAAGAATTCTGGCAGGCCGACAGCTCTTTTTCGCGAAAATACGAAGGAACCGGATTGGGGTTAGCCTTAACCAAAAGGATTGTAGGCATGCATGGGGGAACTATCTGGTTTGAGAGCGAATACGGAAAGGGAAGTACGTTTTCTTTCTCATTACCCCTGAAAGCGCAACACAAACTACCCAAACCAAAAGAGACTGAGGTAAAACCGCGACATGGAGAGCAACGCAAAGAAAAATCGGCAAAGACGATTTTAGTCGTTGAAGATGACCGTATGGCCGCAGACCTTCTTACCATGCATTTGGAGAATGCAGGCTATCGGGTAATTGTTGCTATCGACGGTGAAGATGCTATCAAAAAGGTGAAAGAGTGCCGTCCGTTTTTAATTACCCTCGATGTTATGTTGCCAAAAATAGATGGATGGGATGTCCTTTCCCAGTTAAAGAATTCTCAGGATACGGCGCATATTCCGGTAATTATTGTGTCGATTGTAGATAACAAAGAACTGGGATATAGCCTCGGCGCTGCTGAATATTTAATAAAACCTATCGATAGGAAGAGGCTCCTTCATACGGTACGTGCCTGCCTGTCGGCTGAAAAGGACAAGGACAGACCCATGAAAATATTAGTTGTAGATGATGATGAAAAGGCGGTTAAATACCTGAGTGCCCTTCTCGAAGACGCAGGCTTCGATGTAATTAAGGCATATAGCGGTAATGCAGGAATCAATCTCGCAATAAATAGCAACCCGGATCTTATTATCCTCGACTTAATAATGCCTGATATCAGCGGTTTTGATGTAGTTGAGAAATTAAGGACTCATCCAACGGCCAGGGGAATTCCTATTATTATTTGTTCTGCAAAAGATGTCACTCCGGAAGATAAAAATATATTAAATGGCAATATTTTAGCCATTGTGCAAAAGGGAAACCATACCAAGGAAGACCTTCTTTCGGCAGTTAAGAAGATAGAACAATCACATGCCAAAAAGAATGATCCTTGATTCTCTTTCATTATAAGGAAAAGCATATGTCCGATAAAAATGTAATGGTTGTTGAAGATAACGAAAAAAACAGAAAACTGATGCGGGTAATACTCAAAGCAAAAGGATATAATGTGATCGAAGCAACTACAGGTGAAGAAGCATTGAGTATATTAAAAAATCAAAAGCCGGATATCATTCTCATGGATATCCAACTTCCGGGAATCGATGGTATTACCCTTGTGAAACAAATCAAAGCAGATATAACCACAAAAGATATCCCGATTGTTGCCGTAACTGCTTATGCTATGAAGGGAGATGAGAAAAAAATCTTAAGCTGTGGCTGCGATGCTTATATTAGTAAACCCATCAATACACAAGAATTGCCGCTCACGGTTGAAAAATATATAAAAAAGAGCTGAGAAAGACATGAATAAGCCTAAGATATTAGTAGCAGATGACATTAAACAAAATGTGAAGTTATTACGGGTGATTTTGACCGCATTCGAATATGATGTGATCGAGGCATACGACGGCGAGGAGGCATTGGAAAAAGCAAAAACAGAAAATCCGGACTTAATACTGCTGGATGTTATGATGCCAAAGCTTACAGGGTATGAAGTATGCCATAAATTGCGCGAAGACAGGAAGACAAAAAATATACCAATCATAATGATTACAGCCCTGCATGAAACGGATGACAGGATACAAGGGATTGAGGCAGGAGCTGATGATTTTATCAGCAAACCGTTCAACAAAGCAGAATTACTTGCCAGAGTAAAGTCACTGTTACGGATGAGACATATAACTCCCCCACGTGATGAAATGCCGGTATTGGACTCCATTCTATCCGATCTGACAGAAGGGGTAATCGTTGCAGACAAACAGTGGAAAATTAAGAATATCAATCCGAAGGCTCAAGAGCTTTTGAATATCCATGAGGCGGATATGAAAGACAAGGACCTAGCAGCATATTTATCCAATAAGAACTTGTCGATACCTCTTGATACGGTCATGGGTGCAGGAGAAAAAATAACTGATTTTCAAATATTGCCTCCGGGCATTCAAAACGCTTCGCATGTAAACGTTAGAATGACAAAGATATTTGATGAACATGCAAATGTCATCAGTATCACCTTAGTCTTAAGGAAAGAAAATAATCATACTATCTGAGAAAAGACGGCGCCGGCGTAGGGCAAGGCTTTAGCCTTGCGGAAAGCAAACCTAAACAGGTTGTCCAAAAATGCACAATGCAAAAAATCGGGTATTAACATTCAAGGACTTATGACACGAAAATTTGCTAAAATATCTATTCTCAGACAGCCTCTATGTATTCTCCTTGAAAAACAATTCCCTTCTGAGTATAGTGTTAAAACATTATACGTTTCACAAAGTATCGTTTTTGTTGCTATATTATAGGCATTGCGATAAAGGTAAACCTTCAGCGATGAGGGGGCGCAAAGGAAAGGGTCTTGTAATAGTGAACAGTGTCAGTATAAGTAACAGACGCTTACATTTATAATTGACACGATAGAAACAAGATGGCCTTACTACCGAAGATATTCTTCTTGAATATTTGGGCAGTAAGGCTTTTTTTGTTTCCAGAAGTTATATGAATCATAATGAAAAAACGGAGTCAGTGTAGGGCAAGGCTTCAGCCTTGCAGAAGGCAAATCTTGTGCTCTCCCTGGTCATGGGAAAATACACAGGTTTTGAATTTGCACAAAGGGTAGGCGAACACAAGGTTCGCCTCCATATGCATCAAGCTAAAGGCTATCCGAGGACTCTCGAAACAGAGTTTCCGGGCAATTGTGTACCCATACAAAGTTTGGGAACAAGCTACTAATTTAAGTATTGCGATAAGACTAAAGAGGGTGGCAC
The genomic region above belongs to Candidatus Jettenia caeni and contains:
- a CDS encoding ATP-dependent protease La, whose protein sequence is MEKATFSFYKRGDITLPETLTIIPLKGDVLFPHLVLPLSLTGEELVKIVNESLSKNELIGFITLRYHGNAPKPNDLYDMGTAAKVVRVLESGPDSVTTLIEGIVRIKVIEYIQTEPYYRARVEEIREFTERSETVDVLMQSIKTLFKLSTMLGKTLPKDIISKIDDIYNPSVLADLVAIYLELPVDEKQKLLEITDPQKRLRIVFHYLNKEIHLKGVRGKIDEEVAKEMSKIEREYFLREQLKAIQKELGQEDPRREEINKFEEKIKEAKMPGEVEEVAIKELERLRDINPASAEYPVSRTYLDYLITIPWNKKTTDNLDILQAAKILNEDHYGLEKVKERILEFLAVHKLKEKLKGPILCFCGPPGTGKTSLGKSIARALGRKFVRISLGGIRDEAEIRGHRRTYVGALPGRIMQEICRAGYSNPVFMLDEIDKVGADFRGDPASALLEVLDPEQNSNFVDHYLDVSFDLSRVLFITTANILDTVHTALRDRMEVIYLPGYSEEEKLKIAQQFLIPKQVKENGLENHPIVFKDQAICKIIREYTREAGLRNLEREIASICRKVAKEIAAGEQITKEVTPESAEKFLGPRKFFYQVTDEEDRIGVVTGLAWTETGGDIIFVEASRMKGEKELTLTGQLGDVMQESAIAALSYVRSNAKRIGIDENFYDNSEIHIHIPAGAIPKDGPSAGITICMALISLLTGRYARREVALSGEITLTGTVLPVGGVKEKVLAAIRAGVTVIMLPLKNKEDFEEIDKEIRDKIRCVYIQKVDDAIGTVLIPK
- a CDS encoding putative universal stress protein: MIQIKNILCPIDYSIYSEKALSYAIEFAEKYGAKLYLIHVFDIRVYDMNEPELYSVDVFDKATFDKLKEQLLKCVKEDTKGKIAIEAIVVQGVPFMEIIKASREYMIDLIVLGTHGRTGLSHAIMGSVAEKVVRKAPCPVLTIRHPEHDFVMP
- a CDS encoding putative glycoside hydrolase produces the protein MPRDIPVGNGSLLVTFDADYTIRDLYYPHVGKENHAMGNPSRFGVWTREGFSWVNARDWRLALGYVKETLVTSVRAFQEKLGLQLVCNDVVDFEKNIYMRKVTVRNLRDERREVRLFFHQDLSVMENEVGDTVFYDAKLNCLIHYKGSRYFLINCSAGDVWGVREHAIGIKRHHGAEGTWRDAEDGILGGNPIAQGSVDSTIGVSLEIPPHKESVAYYWIAVGNTYHEVDGLNDILLSEKPQKIIDRTASYWHHWVNKEEFNFGNLPQDIVDLFKRSLLVVATQIDNGGAIIAANDSDIRQYAKDTYSYMWPRDGALVTYAMLKAGYTTLCRKFFDFCAHVITPYNFCASVLIENGFLLHKYNPDGSFGSSWHPWVKGEEIHVPIQEDETALVLWVIWQYYDMYRKIDVIRPLYHSLIEKAADFLVSYRDEQTGLPLPSYDLWEERRGILSFTAATVYGGLMAAANLSDIFYHTGKSTIYRQTAAQIKTAIDQHLYSEQHKRFLRMIYPKKEGGYEIDATIDASLYGMFAFGVYDPDDSKVQNTMKAIEETLWVKTKIGGIARYEQDSYQRVASDSGIPGNPWIICTMWMAQYYIAAAKSIEELEKVTNYLRWAVSRALPSGVLAEQINPFTGAPVSVSPLTWSHATVVQTVMDYLEKLQELHTCEQCGRSIFRRDRTGRQQIKKYSRTHSAIVPDQKDIHYLDQANIKKENESLAVSVDQRQCVGCGICVLNSQGAMDIIDDKAKIIAEKATTWDVKPDFEKCCPLGAITVKKES
- a CDS encoding two-component sensor kinase yields the protein MKIRHKLVILLAVLLVMLNGAIAFLIYKRTHREFINEFRERAKMLAVELEVTRNYLASALKMSEVEINEQTKHFIPAVATNAISKKFAERTGYLIKQTSLRFRKKENRPDTFEEKILREMEDNPRLLEYWADDVMDGKSVERYVYALPVKEECLLCHGPKEQAPEFIQENYDTGYDYKVGETRGAISVIVPKEIAEQRFAAELIFFITIASTSVLLIVAIIFLTTKKFMEPIERLTSTVTFITKTGNPSAQVAISSKDEVGQLAMAFNDMSTRLQSSYAMLEQRIAEKTAHLQKANIELERANKLKSEFLANMSHELRTPLNAIIGFAEVLRDKIVGELNEEQTEFIKDIHSSGQHLLQMINDILDLSKIEAGKMVLQYEVFLIPEAISDVDTVLKGLAGKKKLQMKTIIQPEVNAIEADRVKFKQILYNLLSNAIKFTPQNGCVTTDVRIVDNELQVSVTDTGIGMRPEEKEKVFKEFWQADSSFSRKYEGTGLGLALTKRIVGMHGGTIWFESEYGKGSTFSFSLPLKAQHKLPKPKETEVKPRHGEQRKEKSAKTILVVEDDRMAADLLTMHLENAGYRVIVAIDGEDAIKKVKECRPFLITLDVMLPKIDGWDVLSQLKNSQDTAHIPVIIVSIVDNKELGYSLGAAEYLIKPIDRKRLLHTVRACLSAEKDKDRPMKILVVDDDEKAVKYLSALLEDAGFDVIKAYSGNAGINLAINSNPDLIILDLIMPDISGFDVVEKLRTHPTARGIPIIICSAKDVTPEDKNILNGNILAIVQKGNHTKEDLLSAVKKIEQSHAKKNDP
- a CDS encoding two-component response regulator, giving the protein MSDKNVMVVEDNEKNRKLMRVILKAKGYNVIEATTGEEALSILKNQKPDIILMDIQLPGIDGITLVKQIKADITTKDIPIVAVTAYAMKGDEKKILSCGCDAYISKPINTQELPLTVEKYIKKS
- a CDS encoding two-component response regulator, which codes for MNKPKILVADDIKQNVKLLRVILTAFEYDVIEAYDGEEALEKAKTENPDLILLDVMMPKLTGYEVCHKLREDRKTKNIPIIMITALHETDDRIQGIEAGADDFISKPFNKAELLARVKSLLRMRHITPPRDEMPVLDSILSDLTEGVIVADKQWKIKNINPKAQELLNIHEADMKDKDLAAYLSNKNLSIPLDTVMGAGEKITDFQILPPGIQNASHVNVRMTKIFDEHANVISITLVLRKENNHTI